In Salinibacterium sp. dk2585, a single window of DNA contains:
- a CDS encoding LacI family DNA-binding transcriptional regulator has translation MSTPSAARVTLAELAAEAGVSIATASKVLNGRADVAASTRRRVETLLDQHGYQRRQGAQASSRLVELVFHELESAWSMEVIRGVEDVAGEHGMSVVLTESGTRHAPGDDWLEGVLSRRPVAVVLVFSDLPAPMRAALRTRSIPFVIVDPAGDPSPEVPAVGSANWAGGLAAVRHLIDLGHTRIAAITGPEDMMCSLARIDGYRSAMNAAGLPVKEEWIRFGDFHRSGGARHAADLLALPEPPTAIFAGSDLQALGVLETARSLGLRVPDDLSLVGYDDIPLANWVSPRLTTVHQPLRQMGSEATRLAIRLSQGEIVGGTPRMDLATSLVVRESTAALVA, from the coding sequence ATGTCAACACCCTCCGCGGCGCGCGTCACGCTCGCCGAGCTCGCGGCCGAGGCCGGGGTCTCCATCGCGACCGCCTCGAAAGTGCTCAACGGACGAGCGGATGTCGCGGCCTCCACCAGGCGCCGCGTCGAGACGCTCCTCGACCAGCACGGCTACCAACGCCGCCAGGGGGCGCAGGCGTCTTCGCGGCTCGTCGAGCTCGTCTTCCACGAGCTCGAGTCCGCCTGGTCGATGGAGGTCATCCGCGGGGTGGAGGACGTCGCGGGCGAACACGGCATGAGCGTCGTGCTGACCGAGAGCGGCACCCGTCACGCGCCCGGCGATGACTGGCTGGAGGGTGTGCTGAGTCGGCGCCCCGTCGCGGTCGTGCTCGTGTTCTCCGACCTGCCTGCGCCGATGCGGGCCGCGCTGCGCACCCGCTCGATCCCCTTCGTGATCGTCGACCCGGCCGGCGATCCCTCGCCCGAGGTCCCCGCGGTCGGCAGCGCGAATTGGGCTGGTGGCCTTGCCGCGGTGCGTCACCTGATCGACCTGGGGCACACGAGGATCGCGGCGATCACGGGCCCAGAAGACATGATGTGTTCGCTCGCCCGCATCGATGGCTACCGCTCGGCCATGAACGCGGCCGGCCTGCCGGTGAAGGAGGAGTGGATCCGCTTCGGCGACTTCCACCGCTCAGGGGGCGCCCGCCACGCGGCCGACCTCCTCGCCCTGCCGGAGCCGCCGACGGCGATCTTCGCCGGGAGCGACCTGCAGGCGCTCGGCGTGCTCGAGACGGCCAGGTCGCTGGGCCTCAGGGTGCCCGACGACCTCTCCCTCGTCGGCTACGACGACATCCCGCTCGCCAACTGGGTGAGCCCACGCCTCACGACCGTGCATCAACCGCTCCGCCAGATGGGCAGCGAGGCGACGCGGCTCGCGATCAGGCTCTCCCAGGGGGAGATCGTCGGTGGCACGCCACGAATGGACCTGGCGACGAGCCTCGTCGTGCGCGAGAGCACTGCCGCCCTCGTCGCCTGA
- a CDS encoding alpha-N-arabinofuranosidase, whose product MAKATLVIDRSAIVTRINRRIFGSFVEHLGRCVYDGIYEPNHATANEDGFRTDVIELVKELGTTTIRYPGGNFVSGYRWEDGIGPRDQRPVRRDLAWHSLETNQVGVDEFARWAKLTGSEIMMAVNLGTRGVLEALDLLEYANHPSGTRLSDLRIANGAAEPYDIRMWCLGNEMDGPWQVGAMSADDYGKLAARTAAAMKMTQKDLELVVCGSSSSSMPTFGEWERVVLEHAYGHVDYVSCHAYYQERGGDLGSYLASSLDMEYFISTVVATADHVKHKKRSDKTMQLSFDEWNIWYLDEHKESDEVSETEWPIAPRQLEDVYSVADAVVLGNLLITLLKHHDRVTSASLAQLVNVIAPIMTEPGGDVWRQTTFFPFSVTSRMARGSVIRPVIASDRYETALYGEADVVDSVATVDDDGAASVFLVNRSTSEPATITIDVRDLGVNRVTEAQVLHDDDVYAKNTLAQQDRVGLRALEEVFLDGDTLTVTLPPVSWAAIGVA is encoded by the coding sequence TTGGCTAAGGCAACACTTGTCATCGACCGGTCGGCGATCGTCACCCGCATCAACCGGCGTATCTTCGGCTCCTTCGTCGAGCACCTCGGCCGCTGCGTCTACGACGGCATCTATGAGCCGAACCACGCGACCGCGAACGAAGACGGCTTCCGCACCGACGTCATCGAGCTGGTCAAGGAGCTCGGCACCACGACCATTCGCTATCCCGGCGGCAATTTCGTCTCGGGGTACCGCTGGGAAGACGGCATCGGGCCGCGCGATCAGCGCCCCGTGCGGCGGGACCTCGCTTGGCACTCGCTTGAGACCAACCAGGTGGGCGTCGACGAGTTCGCCCGGTGGGCCAAGCTCACGGGCAGCGAGATCATGATGGCCGTCAACCTCGGCACGCGGGGCGTCCTTGAGGCGCTCGACCTGCTCGAGTACGCGAACCACCCCTCCGGCACCCGGCTGAGCGACCTGCGCATCGCCAACGGTGCCGCGGAGCCCTACGACATCCGGATGTGGTGCCTCGGAAACGAGATGGATGGCCCCTGGCAGGTGGGCGCGATGAGCGCCGACGACTACGGCAAGCTCGCCGCCCGCACGGCCGCCGCCATGAAGATGACCCAGAAGGACCTCGAGCTCGTCGTGTGCGGCAGCTCCAGCTCATCCATGCCGACCTTCGGCGAGTGGGAGCGGGTCGTGCTCGAGCACGCCTACGGCCACGTCGACTACGTCTCCTGCCACGCCTACTACCAGGAGCGAGGCGGCGACCTCGGCAGCTACCTCGCCAGCTCGCTCGACATGGAGTACTTCATCTCGACCGTCGTCGCGACCGCCGATCACGTCAAGCACAAGAAGCGCTCCGACAAGACCATGCAGCTCAGCTTCGACGAGTGGAACATCTGGTACCTCGACGAGCACAAGGAGAGCGACGAGGTGAGCGAGACCGAGTGGCCCATCGCGCCACGCCAACTGGAAGACGTCTACTCCGTCGCCGATGCCGTCGTGCTCGGCAACCTGCTCATCACCCTGCTGAAGCACCACGACCGCGTCACGAGCGCATCCCTCGCCCAGCTCGTCAACGTGATCGCACCCATCATGACCGAGCCCGGCGGTGACGTCTGGCGCCAGACGACCTTTTTCCCCTTCTCCGTGACGTCTCGGATGGCGCGGGGCAGCGTCATCCGCCCCGTCATCGCCTCCGACCGCTACGAGACAGCCCTCTACGGCGAAGCGGATGTCGTCGACTCCGTGGCGACCGTCGATGACGATGGTGCGGCATCCGTCTTCCTCGTCAACCGCAGCACGAGCGAGCCCGCCACCATCACGATCGACGTGCGCGACCTCGGCGTGAACCGGGTGACCGAAGCCCAGGTGCTCCACGACGACGACGTCTACGCCAAGAACACGCTCGCGCAGCAGGACCGCGTCGGGCTGCGGGCGCTCGAGGAGGTCTTCCTCGATGGCGACACCCTCACCGTGACCCTTCCGCCCGTGTCGTGGGCCGCCATCGGCGTCGCGTGA
- a CDS encoding xylulokinase — translation MLVAGVDSSTQSCKVVIRDAKTGALKRYGRAPHPDGTEVDPEAWWLALRQAITAAGGLADVAAISIGGQQHGLVALDAGGRVIRPALLWNDTRSADAALALRSELGDAELAARTGSVPVASFTSTKLRWLRDAEPENAARVAAVALPHDWLTWRLRGFGPENPQLDELVTDRSDASGTGYFDPARGDYDRELLAVALGNSGITLPSVLAAHDSRQVAAQIPEFPLPESLIVGAGAGDNAAAALGLDARPGDVVVSLGTSGTVFAVSPTAVADETGTVAGFADATGEFLPLVATLNAARVLDAIAGLLGVDHAELGALALQADAASGPVLVPWFEGERTPNLPNATATLSGLTLGTTTRPALARAAVEGMLCGLADGLDAVLAQGVTAERVLLIGGAAGNPAVQAIAAQVFGVPVTVPVAGEYVADGMARQAAWALTGVRPEWPVALASELAVDHRPEIRERYARARDAAAQTV, via the coding sequence ATGCTCGTCGCAGGAGTCGACTCGTCGACCCAGAGCTGCAAAGTCGTCATCCGTGACGCCAAGACGGGCGCGCTGAAACGCTACGGCCGGGCACCCCACCCGGACGGCACGGAGGTCGACCCCGAAGCCTGGTGGCTCGCCCTGCGGCAGGCCATCACGGCGGCCGGTGGACTCGCGGATGTCGCGGCGATCTCGATCGGCGGCCAGCAGCACGGTCTCGTGGCGCTCGACGCCGGGGGCCGCGTCATCCGCCCTGCCCTGCTCTGGAACGACACCCGAAGCGCCGACGCGGCCCTCGCGCTGCGCTCGGAGCTCGGCGATGCCGAACTCGCGGCCCGCACGGGGAGTGTGCCCGTCGCCTCCTTCACGTCGACCAAGCTGCGCTGGCTGCGGGATGCCGAGCCCGAGAATGCGGCGCGGGTCGCGGCCGTCGCGCTCCCCCACGACTGGCTGACGTGGCGCCTGCGCGGCTTCGGGCCCGAGAACCCGCAGCTCGACGAACTCGTGACCGACCGCTCCGACGCGAGTGGGACGGGCTACTTCGACCCCGCGCGCGGCGACTATGACCGCGAGCTGCTGGCCGTCGCCCTCGGAAACTCAGGAATCACGCTTCCCTCGGTGCTTGCCGCGCATGATTCGAGGCAGGTGGCAGCGCAGATTCCTGAATTTCCGTTGCCCGAGTCGCTCATCGTGGGTGCCGGCGCTGGCGACAACGCCGCCGCCGCGCTCGGCCTCGACGCGCGACCCGGTGACGTCGTCGTCTCGCTCGGCACGAGCGGCACGGTCTTCGCGGTCTCTCCCACGGCCGTCGCCGACGAGACCGGCACGGTGGCAGGCTTCGCGGATGCCACGGGCGAGTTCCTTCCCCTCGTCGCCACCCTCAACGCCGCGCGCGTGCTCGACGCGATCGCGGGGCTCCTCGGCGTCGACCACGCGGAACTCGGGGCCCTCGCGCTGCAGGCGGATGCGGCATCCGGCCCCGTGCTCGTGCCCTGGTTCGAGGGCGAACGCACCCCGAATCTGCCCAACGCGACGGCGACCCTGAGCGGGCTCACGCTCGGCACGACGACCCGACCCGCGCTCGCGCGTGCCGCGGTCGAGGGCATGCTCTGCGGCCTCGCCGACGGGCTCGATGCCGTGCTCGCGCAGGGGGTCACGGCGGAGCGCGTGCTGCTCATCGGCGGGGCGGCCGGCAACCCGGCCGTGCAGGCGATTGCGGCGCAGGTCTTCGGTGTGCCGGTCACGGTGCCCGTCGCGGGCGAGTACGTCGCCGACGGTATGGCGCGCCAGGCAGCGTGGGCGCTCACGGGGGTACGCCCCGAGTGGCCCGTCGCGTTGGCGAGCGAACTCGCGGTCGACCACCGGCCTGAGATCCGCGAGCGCTACGCCCGGGCGCGGGATGCGGCGGCCCAGACGGTCTGA
- a CDS encoding FAD-binding protein — protein MTGHNWAGNLRYSATRLHEPSTVDEVRRIVDAAERIRALGTRHSFNTVADTRHELLSTASLAGTVTIDADARTVTAPAGMRYGDLAQTLEAEGWALGNLASLPHISLGGAIATGTHGSGDRTGNLASAVAALDLVTADGSLLTLRRGDPDFDGAVVSLGALGIVTAVALDIEPSYEIEQHVIERMPLAAALDGLEAVTSAAYSVSLFTTWQDPEAIGQAWFKRRPDRDAPLPTFGGVLADGERHPLPGVSPVNCTPQLGTPGRWLDRLPHFRLAFTPSNGDELQSEYLVPRAHAADAIRAVRSLADRIAPLLLVAEMRTVAADALWLSPAYGCDVLGLHFTWQPRQPEVEALLPTLEDALAPFAPRPHWGKLFAAGDVSGRYPRAAAFAALRARLDPSGKFGNEFLERHLPRD, from the coding sequence ATGACCGGCCACAACTGGGCGGGCAACCTGCGCTACTCGGCGACCCGGCTGCACGAACCCTCGACCGTCGACGAGGTGAGGCGCATCGTCGACGCGGCCGAGCGCATCCGTGCCCTCGGCACACGCCACTCCTTCAACACCGTGGCCGACACGCGGCACGAACTCCTCTCCACGGCATCACTCGCGGGCACTGTCACGATCGATGCCGACGCGCGCACCGTCACGGCGCCCGCCGGCATGCGCTACGGCGATCTCGCCCAGACGCTCGAAGCGGAAGGGTGGGCGCTCGGCAATCTCGCCTCCCTCCCACACATCTCCCTCGGCGGGGCCATCGCGACCGGCACTCACGGCTCGGGTGACCGCACCGGCAACCTCGCCTCCGCCGTGGCCGCGCTCGACCTCGTGACGGCCGACGGCTCGCTCCTCACACTTCGCCGCGGTGACCCCGACTTCGACGGCGCCGTCGTCTCGCTCGGCGCGCTCGGCATCGTGACCGCCGTCGCCCTCGACATCGAACCGAGCTACGAGATCGAGCAGCACGTCATCGAGCGGATGCCACTGGCCGCCGCCCTCGATGGCCTCGAGGCCGTGACCTCCGCCGCCTACAGCGTGAGCCTCTTCACAACCTGGCAGGACCCAGAGGCGATCGGCCAAGCCTGGTTCAAGCGCAGGCCCGACCGTGACGCGCCCCTGCCCACCTTCGGTGGCGTGCTGGCCGATGGGGAGCGGCATCCGCTGCCCGGCGTCTCGCCCGTCAACTGCACCCCGCAACTCGGCACGCCGGGACGCTGGCTCGACCGGCTGCCGCACTTCAGGCTCGCGTTCACGCCCTCCAATGGGGACGAGCTGCAGAGCGAATACCTCGTGCCCCGCGCGCACGCCGCCGACGCGATCCGCGCCGTCCGTTCGCTCGCCGACCGCATCGCGCCCCTCCTGCTGGTCGCCGAGATGCGCACGGTCGCGGCGGACGCACTGTGGCTGAGCCCGGCCTACGGATGCGACGTGCTCGGCCTGCACTTCACCTGGCAGCCGCGCCAGCCCGAGGTCGAGGCGCTGCTGCCGACGCTCGAGGATGCGCTCGCCCCCTTCGCGCCGCGGCCGCACTGGGGCAAGCTCTTCGCGGCGGGCGACGTGTCGGGCCGTTACCCCCGCGCGGCCGCCTTCGCGGCGCTGCGCGCGCGGCTCGACCCCTCAGGCAAGTTCGGCAACGAGTTCCTCGAACGGCACCTGCCCCGCGACTGA
- the xylA gene encoding xylose isomerase — MATTPTPADKFSFGLWTVGYNGADPFGGPTRAALDVVHVVEKLKELGAYGLTFHDDDLFAFGSTDAERQNQIDRLKQVLADTGIIVPMVTTNLFSAPVFKDGGFTSNDRAVRRFALRKVLRNVDLAAELGAKTFVMWGGREGAEYDSAKDIRAALERYREAVNLLGDYVTDKGYDIRFAIEPKPNEPRGDILLPTVGHAIAFINTLERPELVGVNPEVGHEQMAGLNFAAGIAQALDCGKLFHIDLNGQRGIKYDQDLVFGHGDLHNAFALVDLLENGGPGGGPAYDGPRHFDYKPSRTEDETGVWESAAANMRTYLLLKERAAAFRADPEVQEALEAARVTELAQPTLGSGESYDDLIADRSAFEDFDADAYFNGKGFGFVRLQQLATEHLLGAH, encoded by the coding sequence ATGGCAACGACGCCCACCCCCGCGGACAAGTTCTCCTTCGGCCTCTGGACCGTCGGCTACAACGGGGCAGACCCCTTCGGCGGCCCCACCCGGGCCGCGCTCGACGTCGTGCACGTCGTCGAAAAACTCAAGGAACTCGGCGCATACGGGCTCACCTTCCACGACGACGACCTCTTCGCTTTCGGATCGACGGATGCCGAGCGCCAGAACCAGATCGACCGCCTGAAGCAGGTGCTCGCCGACACGGGGATCATCGTGCCCATGGTCACGACCAACCTCTTCTCTGCCCCCGTCTTCAAGGACGGCGGCTTCACCTCCAACGACCGCGCCGTGCGCCGCTTCGCCCTCCGCAAGGTGCTGCGCAACGTCGACCTCGCCGCCGAGCTCGGCGCCAAGACCTTCGTCATGTGGGGTGGACGCGAAGGAGCCGAATACGACTCGGCCAAGGACATCCGTGCCGCGCTCGAGCGCTACCGCGAAGCCGTCAACCTGCTTGGTGACTACGTGACCGACAAGGGCTACGACATCCGCTTCGCGATCGAGCCGAAGCCCAACGAGCCCCGTGGCGACATCCTGCTGCCCACGGTCGGGCACGCGATCGCGTTCATCAACACGCTCGAGCGGCCAGAGCTCGTCGGCGTCAACCCTGAAGTCGGGCACGAGCAGATGGCCGGCCTCAACTTCGCGGCCGGCATCGCCCAGGCGCTCGACTGCGGCAAGCTCTTCCACATCGACCTCAACGGGCAGCGCGGCATCAAGTACGACCAGGACCTCGTCTTCGGCCACGGCGACCTGCATAACGCCTTCGCCCTCGTCGACCTGCTCGAGAACGGTGGCCCCGGCGGCGGCCCCGCCTATGACGGCCCGCGCCACTTCGACTACAAGCCCTCCCGCACCGAAGACGAGACGGGCGTCTGGGAGTCCGCCGCGGCCAACATGCGCACCTACCTCCTGCTCAAGGAGCGCGCCGCGGCCTTCCGCGCCGACCCCGAGGTGCAGGAAGCGCTCGAGGCCGCGCGGGTGACCGAGCTCGCGCAGCCGACGCTCGGTTCCGGGGAGAGCTACGACGACCTCATCGCCGACCGCAGCGCCTTCGAGGACTTCGACGCCGACGCCTACTTCAACGGCAAGGGCTTCGGCTTCGTGCGCCTGCAGCAGCTCGCGACCGAGCACCTCCTTGGAGCGCACTAG
- a CDS encoding CinA family protein, with amino-acid sequence MSMDHDDEIKSLVKRVGDAVDDRVVACAESLTSGQIATALGAGESSSEWFRGGVVAYQRETKYRVLGVTPGPVVSESAAAEMARGVAEATGADLAVAVTGVGGPDEQDGQPVGTVFIGIFGPNGERVEHYRFEGEPVEIVRATVVQALLLLAETIEADARAV; translated from the coding sequence ATGTCTATGGACCACGATGACGAGATCAAGAGCCTGGTGAAGCGTGTGGGCGACGCGGTGGACGACCGTGTCGTGGCGTGCGCCGAGTCACTGACGTCGGGTCAGATCGCGACAGCACTCGGTGCAGGGGAGTCGTCGTCCGAGTGGTTCCGCGGCGGCGTCGTCGCCTACCAGCGTGAGACCAAGTACCGCGTGCTGGGCGTGACGCCGGGGCCCGTCGTCAGCGAGAGCGCGGCGGCCGAGATGGCGCGCGGAGTGGCCGAGGCGACCGGCGCCGACCTGGCGGTCGCCGTGACGGGTGTGGGCGGTCCAGACGAGCAGGACGGGCAGCCCGTCGGCACCGTCTTCATCGGCATCTTCGGGCCGAACGGGGAGCGCGTCGAGCACTACCGCTTCGAGGGTGAGCCCGTCGAGATCGTGCGAGCGACCGTCGTGCAGGCACTCCTGCTGCTGGCGGAGACGATCGAGGCAGACGCACGAGCCGTATGA